TGGCCATCAGCGCGACCACCTGCCCCTGCGTTCCGGCGAAGATGACGGTTTTGGCTTCGGATTTGAGTTTTCGGGCTGTTTTTTCCAAATCAGGGCCAAACTGGAGATTGTTCTCGTGCATCAGCTGCTCGTTGCCCAACCAGAATTTCTGGCCTTGGTGCATGGCCTGTACGCCGCGTCCGGTCACGCTTTCAAACTGCTCCAGCGTGGTGGCTTTTACGCCTTCAGATGTCAGATACGTAGAAACGGCTTCGGCCAACGGGTGCTCGCTTTGGTTTTCCATGGCAAGCAACACTTGCGCCAGTTCCTTTCTCTGTTCATCGGGCGACGTCCAAATCAATTCGGTGACTTCGGGTTTGCCTTTGGTGATGGTGCCGGTTTTGTCCAGCACCACGGCGGTGAGTTTGTGGGAAGTTTCCAGAGATTCAGCGTCCTTGATTAAGATGCCGTTTTCGGCGCCTCGGCCCACGCCTACCATAATGGCCGTAGGTGTGGCCAGACCCAACGCACACGGACAAGCAATAATTAAGACGGTAATCAAGGCTAGCAGCGCGTGCGTGGTGCTGTTGTCGCCGCCCAGAAAATACCAGGCCGCAAAACTCAGAAGCGCAATGCCCATGACCACGGGCACGAAGATGCCGGCAATTTTATCCGTCAGTTTCTGCACGGGCGCTTTGGAGCCCTGCGCCAGTTGCACCATCTTGATAATCTGGGCCAAAAGCGTCTCGGAGCCCACTTTCTCGGCGGCAATCTGCAGACTGCCTTTCTGGTTGATGGTGCCCGTGAAGACCTGGTCGCCGGTGTTTTTCTCCACGGCCATCGGCTCGCCGCTGATCATACTTTCGTCTAAATATGAAGTACCGCTGACCACGCGCCCATCCACCGGAATTTTCTCGCCGGGGCGAATAATCAGAATATCTCCCACTAATACCTGTTCAATGGGCAGTTCCATTTCCTGGCCGTTGCGGAGCGCTTTCACAGATTTGGGTTGCAGGCCCATCAGTTTTTTAATGGCCCCGGATGTGCGAGATTTGGCGCGTTCCTCCAGCAGTTTTCCTAAAAGAATAAAGGCGATGATGACGGTGGCGGCCTCGTAATAGACGTGCGGCTCCAGCCCTCGGCTCAGGAAAAACTCTGGGTAGAACGTATTGAAGGCGCTGAACAGAAACGCGATGCCGGTGCTCAGGGCCACCAACGTGTCCATGTTGGCCTTGCCGTGGCGAGCCTGCTTGAACGCGGTTACGTAAAAATTGCGCCCGAACCAGAACACCACCGGCACCGTGAACGCCAGCATAGTCCAGTTGCCGTAGGGCATGCCGTGGAAGAACATACCAATCACCGCCACGGGCACCGACAGCAAAACGGCCCAAATGGTTTTGGCTTTTATCTGGGCGTAGGCTTCGTGTTCGCGGGCGTCCTGGGCTTCTTGCGTGGCTTCTTCCTGCTGAATGAACAGGTCATAACCGCCGCTCTGCACCGCTTTCTGCAGTTGGGTGAGGTCGGTACCCGGGGCGTATTCCACCTGTACAGATTTATTGGCGAAGTTCACGGCCGCGCTCTGCACACCGGGCTGGGCCTGCAGCAGCGACTCCACGCTCACGGCGCAGGCCGCGCAAGACATGCCGTCTACCGGGAAGCTATTTTTTATTGGGGATTTTTCTTTGGTCTGGGTAGCCATAATAGGTCAGGCTTAAGGTTTATTTTCAATTTCTACCACAAAGGTACGGTGACCCCAGGCCGATGGCGTTACAGCTTTTGCGGAAGGAGTTACATAATTTTAAGGATGGGCTGTTTTAGGCGTGTTTCGGCAAAAACAGGTCAAAAACGGGTTTTGCTTACTCAAAGAAACCCACCCCTGCCCCTCCGAGGAGGGGAGTATCAGATAAAGTAATGGAGTTGTGGTTAGGGTAAGCATTTGTAAGGCGGTAAGTCAAAATGAAGGCGCTGGAAAGCTGGATTCCACTCCTCGGAGGGATAGGGGTGGTTTTCATCAGTCAAATACGCTGGAAGTATTTTCTCCCAGTAACCGCTGCGCGATAAACTGCGCATCGCGGCCGGCGCCCAGCAACAAGGCCGAACTTCGGCTGCGCTGCCAGGATAAGCCCACATAAAATAATCCAGTTACAGGACTCACACCGTTTTGGTGCACCGGCGAACCGTTCTCTGCCAGCGCTCCGTCTACCCGCAACCATCCATACTCTGGCCTGAAACCGGTGGCCCAAACAATAGCCTGGAACTGGCTTTTGCCTCCGTCTTTGAACTGCACGGTGTCACCCATAAAACATTCTATCTCTGCTCTAAGCGCGATTTCTTTTTGCTCCAGCAGTTGCGCCAGTTCAAGGCCGTAAATGACATCCTGTTGGCGCAGCATTTTCCGGCCTAAAAACGTGGACGGCGGCGCAAAGAGGGCACCAGTTTTGGTGCCCCACCAGAACACGCTTTTCCCCAGCAGCCGCAATCCCGAGAACCGGGGCTTTTTCTTGACCGAGAGCGTTACCTGGTGCGTTTTGGCCAATTCCACGGCAATCTGCGCCCCAGAGTTTCCGGCACCCACCACCAACACGTTGCCCGCCGGAAACTGCGCCGGATTTCTGTACTGCGCGCTGTGCACCTGTACCACAATTTCTGACGGTTCGGTGGCAAACTCCGGAATAAATGGCGTTTGGAACGGCCCCGTGGCCACCACTACATTTTTAGCGAGATAGGTTTTTGAAGCTGTGGAAAGCGTGAAAAAACCGTTGGCCTTGGTCACCGAAAGAACTGGCTGTCCCAACGCTACGGGAAGCTGAAAATGGGCGGCATAGTCTTGCAGGTAACCGGCGATCTGGTCTTTGGTGGGGTAATGGGCTTTGGGCAGGTTCAGGGCATAGCCGGGTAGTTGGGAATATTCAGCGGGAGTGAACAGTGTCAAAGAGTCATAGCGGTTTCGCCAGGGTTGGCCTATCTGCATGGCTGCCTCCAGCAGCAGGAAACGCTGGTTCTGCTGTTGCAAGTAATAGCCCAGCGCCAGCCCAGCCTGCCCGGCACCAATAATGATGGTGTCAAAATTTTCTGCATCGCCGGAAATAGATTTAGCTGCTGAAAACATTTCTTAGGTGAATGATATATCGCAAAACTAGGCTTCGGCGCAGCCGATGTGTTTACAGAATTTGGAAAAAGATATACAGGATTTTGCTTTGACTGGTGAAATTACTGGTAGAGACCAGGCACCGCCTTGTCTCCCACGCATAGCTGATTAAGTTTAGAGCATGTTTAAATTTGTCTTTCGCGCTACAAACAGGCATCGCAAGAACCTGACTTTACCTTTTTATCGCACCTAGCGCTGCTATGCTGCTCAAAAAACGCTTCGTCAGAACCTTCCGCTCCCTGTTTTCGCTTGCAAAATCAAAATTTAAACAAGCTCTTATTTCTTTATTCTGCTGCAGGAAATATTCTTCAGCAGAGGCCAACCATGTTACCAGGGCAACCAGAGACGAGGCGGTGCCTTGTCTCTACAGCTGGAATAAGGAAGATACTTTTAAAAGGAAACTCCCTCACTAGCGGTAGCCAATGAGGGAGCGTTAGGTTGCGTTTTTGGCCTCGTTTTCAGAAATGAAGCCGAAAACGGTTAAGACAAATGCGGGGTATGGACGGCCGCCATAATTTCGTCTACCGGGTCGGTTTTGGGTATGAGTTCCTGGCAAACTTCAATGCAATGGCGGCAGGCGGCGGCGCAGGCCTGGCAATGGTCATGGGCGTGGCGTTCACATTCAATGGCGCAGGCTTCGCAGATTTCAATGCATTGGCGCAAGACCAGCCGCGCGTGCTCAGACCCTTTTGACAGAAACGAAGCCGACAATCGGCAATAGTCGGCGCAATCTAAATCAAGGTGGATGCAGCGGGCCATCTTTTTCACTTCTTCTTCTTGCAGGCAGGCGGTGGCGCAGTGGTCGCAGGCGGCAATACAGGCCAGTAACGCATCAATGGCCGGTTTATATTCGGTACGCATAGGCTTGAAGGTTGGTGAACCTTTTTATACGCGCCCGGCAAAAGCGGGATGGCGTTTTTGGCTTCGTTTTCAGAAATGAGCCCGAAAACGGGTGCTGACGGAAAAGTGTTACGAGCTGTTAACTTTCTCCTTCGCCTACCATGCCAGCTACACCTGCTAGACCATAAAGTACCCAATTCCACGCGGCAGAAGAATTTTTCATGATCTCAGCTGCTCTAGTGCTGGACATTTTTCCGAGGGTTACCAGCTGTTGGAGAAAAGGGAAAAGTTGCTGGACATGGTCTTTGCTGGTTAATTGGAAATAGTAGATGAACTCTCCAGAATGGATGGTTTTGATAGAGATGAAATTTCCTGTTCCCTGACTTAAAGCTGGTTCTAGCCGCATTCTAGACGGAGAACCCAAACGGCGGCCTTTGTAGTCGGTCACGTGGAAATCTACTTTACTGATGTCTGCGAAAGAAAGGAGCTTATTTTTTACGCTAATACCGTGGTCATTCAGTTCTACCGTGCCATTGAATCGGCCTAAGAGCGGTTCATAAGAACTAAAACTTGTCAATGAAAAAAAGAGATAGGTTATAACTGTGACTGCTATGTACGCAAACCTTAAAAAGGTGTAAAGCCTGCTTTCATGTTCCAACACCACATCAAACACTATGTAGCCACTCAGCCCAATAAACACTAACAGCAGCACAAGCACACTTGGGGTAAACCGGTAGGAGTCAACATCTCTTGACTCAAATTGCCGAAAGCAAACAGGTTCCATCTCTTAAAGATACATGAGATTGCTGAAATTAGCCACCAACGGTTTACTCCCGTCTGCTACTAAGGCTAGTCTTAAAATAATTTATCTGTTGCTCGGTCACTTGGAGAAAGCCGTGAGGTTAGGCTAGTTCTGATCTAATATCAAACTCCCGTTTTCGGGCTCATTTCCAGAAATGAGCCCCAAAACGGGAGATGGTAGGCGCAAAAAAAACAGCCAAGGTGTATTTGGCTGTTCCTTGTTGAATAGTCTGTTGCTTAAGCGGCCAGAGACCGGCAGGCCTCGGCACATTTGCGGCAGGCTTCAGCGCAGGCTTGGCAGTGGTCGTGGTCATGTTTTCCGCACTCGGCGGCACAGGCTTCGCAGACTTCTATGCATTCTTTGAGCAGATGCTTGCCGTGCTCAGAGCCACGGGCCAGCAAAGCGGAAGTCAGGCGGCAGATGTCGGCGCAGTCGCGGTCCAGCTGGATGCAGCGGGCCATCATGTGGGCGTGTTCTTCCTGCAGGCAGGCGGTGGCGCAGTGCTCACAGGCCAGAATACATTCATGTAAGGCGTCAAGGACGGTACGGTTTTGAGTGTGGTGCATAGAAGCTGGTTTTAGGGTGAAACAAGTAGTTGGCAGGTGCTACAATGCAGTGCCAGCCTGGCCGTACTTTCTTGAAGGACAGGTGCTTTGGTGTACGCCAGCAAGGGAGAAACCGTTGTTACAAGAAGAAGGGAAGTGTTAAAACGCAAGAAATCTTACTCCAGATTGTCTAGCGGCAGGCGTTCTATGGACGGGTTTTTCTTGAAGTCTGAGACCGAAACGCCGGTGACTTTCTTGAATTGATTGGAGAGGTGCTGCACGCTGCTGTATTGCAATTGGTAGGCAATTTCGCTCAGCGTAAACTGCCCGTAGGACAGCAGTTCCTTCACCCGCTCAATCTTGAGACGGATCAGGTATTTCTCAATGGTGGTGTGGGTGTGCTGCGAGAAGATTTTGCTCAGGTGCTGGTAAGACACGCCCAGTTTCTCAGACAGGTACACCGAGGTGGTGAGCGGCATGGTGCCCTGCTCCAGTTCCCGCTGGTAGGCCAGCAGCGCGGTTTTGATGAGGTCGGTGAGCTGTTCGTCTTTTTCCTGGAGCAGCTCAAAGCCGTGTTGGTGCAAGGCGGCATCTACTTCTGCCAGGTTTTCTACATGGCCAGCCACCACGGCCTCGCCCAGTTTCACTTCTTTCACGTCCAGCCCTTGCTCCGTTAACACCTGCGTGACGGTGGCAATGCAGCGCGGGCAAACCATGTTCTTTATGTGCAGGTGGTGGGTCATTTCAGGGTGTTAACGGTTAATTTAATCGACGGGGAAGGCCGTCTGGCGAGATGCCGTTTATACAGTTTTGGGTGATAAGGCTTTTTCTAGTATTTCAGATAATTTACTTTTTTTAATGTTCCAGCAAACTGCATTAGATGTCCTTTTCTTTCCGAAACCAGTCCACGGACAACAATTCTCTTATTCTTTAATCCTTCCAATTCTTCACCAGTTAATAATCCTTCCTCAAATTCAGTCCAAAAAGCGTTTTTTGAATCTTTCCTGTATGCGGCCATCCGTGTTTTGTAAATACCTACATTCTCAAATTCATAAACAAAGATTCCCGATAATTCTATATATTTTCCGTTAAATCGGTTTGGGTCTTCAAGGAGCTGTTCAATGTCAACGCTAATGTAATTTATTGAGTCTTCCGTTGTTGTAAATACTTTCGAGTCGCCACAACTAAAGAGAAGTATTGATAATAAGCAAACTAGAATTCTATTTTTCATTTTTTAGACTTACCGCTAGCGTGCTTGGCTATGTTGCGGCGTAGCTGCCATATAGGTGTGGATGACAGCAATTTTTTTTTCTTCTTCTTCTTATTAGCCTTCCAATTGCAGCTAAAGTTATATCTTTTAATATTTAGTTTTTTTAGGTGAACTACATTCCAACTGATTCATAGATGTAGGCTATGCCTGTTTGGGTGTCAATGAAATATCGAGAACGGTCAAATCCATCATTTCTACTAAAAATCAAAGAATTCTTACTTGGCTTAAACCATTTTGGAAGTTCTGTTAAGTTAGTCCAGTTACTATTTAAACTATCAACCTTTAGAGAATTACTCTCCAAGAATCCTTTCCACCATTTTTTAGTTGGTTTAAATTTAAGGAAGAATTCGTATTCAAGAGAAAAGTGGGCTGTTTGATGGTATTCCCCCTTTATTATTTGAATGTCCTGTGTTGGCTTGCTTCTAGCCCATTGAGAATATGCTTCCTCCGCATCCGTAGTGTTAATAGGAAAACAACTAACCAATAGAGTTAGAAAGCAAAATATTATTATCAGGTTCTTTTTCAAATTTTTAAAATTACTGCTAACTATAGTATAACAAGAATCACATCCCAGAATTCATCCTTGGTAAAACAAAAAGATACTCTAAAACTTAACCCTCCCTTGGCCTAGCTTTGGGCACATTACGCTTAGGCATAGACGGCGAGACGAACGCGGCTGGTTTGGTTTTCTTCTTGCCGGAGAATCTGCTGAAGAGCCAGTTCACGCCGGGCACAATCACAAACGCAGTACCGGCCAGCAGAATAAAAATCCCCAGGAACGCATTGAACAGCCTGAAAATAAAGTCAGAGGTGAGCCCGAAGGTGTAGAGCAGCAGCGCCATGGCCAACAACATACTGATCAGCCCGGCTACCAGCAGATCGCGGCGCCAGGGACGGTCAAAGGGATGGCGTTTCGGTTTCTTGGCCATGTTACGTCAATGCGGCGCGGGCCCAGAGAGGTACTTGTTGCAGCAGTTCTTCCTGTAAAGAAGTGCCGTTGTTTTCTTCTGAGTACTGGAGCGCTTTCTTAATGAAGTCCAGCATGGGTAACTCCTGCTGTTTGAGGCCCAGCACATATTCCTGCAGCACCTGCGGGCGCGGTCCCCATGAACCTAACGGCTGCAGGGTGTCAGCGTGCACGGCAATGAGTTTGGGAATGCTTTTTCCGCCATTGGTGAGGTAGGCGTCCATGACGGCGGGCTGTTCGGTGCGCAGAAGCACCCGGAACGTGACCTGCTCAGACTGTTCGGCCAGAGCCGCCAACACCGGCACGTGAATGGCCGCATCACCGCACCAGCCTTCCGTGAGCACCAGCCACAGTTGCGGCTGCGGCAAGGTCTGTAGCAATTCCACTAAGTCTGGCCGAAGCGGCGTTTGGTAGGTGCGCTCCATAATGGCCAGGTTGTCTTTGGTAAGTGTAGCCAGAAATGCAGACTGCTCCAGCCCGGTGGTCTTCTCCTGCGCCACCGCCTCTTGCATGAGCGCCAGGTAACCAGCGTACGACAGGCTCTGGGCCACTACTTCCGGGGTAATCACTTGTTGAGGTTGTGCTTCCATAGAAACAGAATTAGGGAACGCTAGTACAGGGGCAAAGATACGGCAATCTACGGTGAACCCCAATCTTGGCTTTCAAACGCAAAAGAAATGGCCCGAGGCGTTTCTCGGGCCATTTCCAGAAATGAGGCCAAAAACGGAAATTCCGCCTGAGGCGCTTAATAAATTGTTTATTCTTTTTCGTTGCCCAGGCCTTCTTTGTCTTTGTGGCCTTTGAGCGTGCTGGCGTTGGGCTGGTTGTTCTTGAATTCTTTGTCAGAACTGTCAGCGCCGCGCGTGTCAGACCAGTTGGCGTTGGAGCCTTGCGGGCTGTGCTGCTCCGGGTCATGTTTGCCATGCTTGGCGCCGCCGCCTTGTCCTTCCCTAGAAGGCACATTCTCGCCGCGGGTGTTGTCAGCGCCGCCGGCTACCGGACCGTCTTGGTAATTGGGCGCGTTGTTGCCTTGGGTACCGCTGTGGTTCAACTCACTGTTGGGTCTTCCGCTCACGCCTTCGCCAGTGTCTGTGTTTTGGTTATTGGAATTGTCACCGGTGTTGCGGTTGCTGGGGTTTTTGTTCTGCTGGGTTTCAGGCGAACCTTCATACGGCGGGTTGTTGTTATGCCGATTGCTGTTGTTGAGCTGGTCGTCCTGGTTGTTGATGTCGCGGTAGCTGTTGTCCTGGGTAGGTCTATTCTGTTTGGGGCTGTCCTCGCCTCTTCCTTTGGTCATAATCTTTCTCCTTTTCTTAAGTGGAACTTATACAGGTGAATTGCCAGCCGGGCCGGCGTTCTCCAGTGTACGAGCACTTGTCTGGTTTAGATTAGCTTGGGCCAATTTTATGGAAGACGCAGCGCCGTTAACTCAAACCCACCCAAGCGCGTAGATATACCACAACCCAGGCCCGGGGCTTTCCCAGGTTCCGGGCCACTAATAGAAACAGACCTGAAACTACCACTATGAAAAAGCATCTCATGACCATTACCCGCTATACTGGCGCACTGCTGTTAGGGGTCGCCCTGCTCACCGGAACCGCCGCCTGCAGCACCGGCACCTCGGAAGGAGACGTGAACGTGGAAGAAAGCGACTTCAAAGACAAAAGCCCCACAGAAAACAACGCCGAAGGTACTTCTGACAACACCCAGGATGACCTCACCACCACCGGCGAAGACTCGGCCAATCAGAAAATCTATGACGAGCAGGAAAGAAAATCCAGAACCCGCGACGGTAAAACCAACCAGGGCGTAGGCGGGGCCGCCGAAAGCCAGACCACTACCGGCAACTAATTGCCGCTTCCATGAAAACAGGAACGCCTGCCTTCTCACCAGAGAAAGCAGGCGTTCCTGTTTTGGAGCTCATTTCTGGAAATGAGCCCGAAAACGCGGTTACCTGAACAAGAACCCGTTGGGCAGAATTCTAACCTGGAACGAGTCAATCACCGTGCCCGACGGCTGGTAGCGTACTGCCCACCCGTTGGTGGTATAGCCGCCCACGCCAATATAAATGTTGCCGTTGGTAGGGTCCACGCCCAAGCCATACGCGTCGCGGTGAAGGAGCGCGGCGGTAGGCAGGGCATTGGCATTGGTAGCCATGGTATAGACTTTGCCGCCGTAGCCAAACACCAGCTTGTTTTTCTCACCGTTGATAGCCAACTGGCCCGGGCCGCTAGTGCCCGCCGGAAACGGGTAAGATGTCACTGCGTAGTTGTTGGCCGGGTCAATCTTCACCAAGGCGCCCGGTGACGTGTAACCGCCGCGCAGCACCCAGATTTTATTGCTGGCATCTACCACCAGGTGTTTGGGGCTTTCGCCTATCTCAATCTCTTTTTCAATTGCATCTGTGGTGGTGTTGATCACGGAGACCGTGGTGCCGCCGCCGTTGGCTACATATACTTTGTTGTTGTGGAGCAAAATGCCTTCTGGGAGCAAACCTACCGGAATGGTTTTGGTGACTGTTTTGGTGGCCAGATCCAGCACAGACACGCGGCCCGTGCCGGTGTACCCGGCAAAGGAATAGCCTACATATTCAGTTACGTACGCTTTGGTATTGCTGGCGGCGGCCATGTACCGCGGAATCTGCAAGCCCGAGATGTCTCCCAATGATTGAAACGTGTTGGCGTTCACTATTTCAATTTTATTGCTGGCGTTCAGCACCACATAGGCTTTGTCATCTACAAATATCATGGACTGGGCCGCATCACCCAAAGGGCGGTCATTGGCTTTGTCAAACAAATCAGGTACGAAGGTCTTGCCATCAGCGGAAATATAACTCACCTCGGCATTGGGGGTGCCATAGCTTCCTTCATTGACAATGTACACGCTGTTTTCCCGCAAGATGGTGGGTTCGGTCTCCGCTGGATTTTCATCACAGGAAGTGGCGAAAAACAAGGTGCTTAGGGCGGCGGTCAACAGGTGCTTCTGGAAGAATAATTTTTTCATGGTAGCGGTAAAAGTGAGTATCTGGTAAAATTTAGTTATCGGAAGAATTGGCGCCCCATTGCAGGCCCAGTGAAATCTGGTATTGCCGCGGAGGCATAGCACGGAACGCCATGGTTTGGTACACGGTGTTGGTGGCGTTCAAGGTCTGCACCAGCAGATTGGCCTGGTAGTTTCGCCAGGAAAAGGTCTTGCCCAGGCCGGCGTTCACCAGCACGTAGTCCTTCAGCCATTTGTTGTGGTCATTGTCTTGGAAGCGCAGGCTGGTGAAGGCCGCATCTGTGAAAAGGCGCCAGGAATGAAACTGGACTTCGGCCCAGCCGGCCACTTTGTGTTTGGGTACATAAGACAGTTGCCTAGCCTGCAGTTGCGCCTGCGCGTTGGGGATTTTTTGCTCAGAAACGGTGTACGCGTACGCCAGTCCGGCTGCCAAGGAAGTTTGTGCAGAAAGAGCATAATTCCAGCGACTGTCCACCTCCAGGCCGTTCCCGCGCACGCGCTGCAGGTTTACTGGTTCTGAGTACGGGCCTTGGCTGGCGGGCTGCCACTGAATCCAGTCTTTGACTTGAAGGGCATACACCGTCAGTTCACTGGTGCCGCGCAGGCCGCCTTTCTGGAACTGGTGGGCCAAGCCACCTTCGTAGCCCCAGCTGGTTTCGGGATTCAGGTTTGGGTTTCCGCCGGGGCGCCAGAAGCGGTCGTTGAGGGTGGGCACACGATAACTGCGCGACAGGTTGGCTTTGGCCGTGAGTTGGTGCGCCTGCGTCTGCAGAAAAGAATAATTCACGCCCAGCGTAGGCGTCACCGGCGGACTAAACCCTTGCACCCAGGCCTGGCGCACATTCAAGCTGATCTCTACGTTGGTTACCGGGTCATATCTGAGCCAGCCATAGCCGGAAAAGCGTTTCTCGTGGGCCGTTCCGCCGTAGCCTCCCACCTGGGCTTTAAAAAGTTGCCCTTCAGCGCCTAGCTGCAACAGGAGTTTGGAGGTAAGCTGCCGTTCATGTTCTACCTGACTTTGGTACGTGTTCACCGTGGAAAGCGAAAGCACGCCATCATCTTGGTAATCCAGTCGGTCTTTGAACCAGGCGCCGCGTACGGTAGTCACGCCGCCGGCCAACACTCCTTGCCACTCGCCCATGAGCCGCAGGTTTTTGTCTTTTTGCCGGGCGTGGGTGTTGGCGCTGCCCATAGATGGCTGAATCTGCCGGTCGGTGGTCACGTACCAACCTCTGAGAGAGACGCGCTGGGTTTCGCTTAGTTTG
This region of Rufibacter sp. LB8 genomic DNA includes:
- a CDS encoding heavy metal translocating P-type ATPase; this translates as MATQTKEKSPIKNSFPVDGMSCAACAVSVESLLQAQPGVQSAAVNFANKSVQVEYAPGTDLTQLQKAVQSGGYDLFIQQEEATQEAQDAREHEAYAQIKAKTIWAVLLSVPVAVIGMFFHGMPYGNWTMLAFTVPVVFWFGRNFYVTAFKQARHGKANMDTLVALSTGIAFLFSAFNTFYPEFFLSRGLEPHVYYEAATVIIAFILLGKLLEERAKSRTSGAIKKLMGLQPKSVKALRNGQEMELPIEQVLVGDILIIRPGEKIPVDGRVVSGTSYLDESMISGEPMAVEKNTGDQVFTGTINQKGSLQIAAEKVGSETLLAQIIKMVQLAQGSKAPVQKLTDKIAGIFVPVVMGIALLSFAAWYFLGGDNSTTHALLALITVLIIACPCALGLATPTAIMVGVGRGAENGILIKDAESLETSHKLTAVVLDKTGTITKGKPEVTELIWTSPDEQRKELAQVLLAMENQSEHPLAEAVSTYLTSEGVKATTLEQFESVTGRGVQAMHQGQKFWLGNEQLMHENNLQFGPDLEKTARKLKSEAKTVIFAGTQGQVVALMAIADAIKETSAQAIKDLQNLGLQVYMLTGDNAQTASAVAQQVGLQHFKAEVMPQDKADFIQELQAQGHVVGMVGDGINDSQALALADVGIAMGRGTDIAMDVAKVTLMHSDLRAIGKAIKLSKATVRTIHQNLFWAFIYNLIGIPVAAGLLYPIWGFLLDPMLAGAAMALSSVSVVMNSLRLRSLKLD
- a CDS encoding NAD(P)/FAD-dependent oxidoreductase; translated protein: MFSAAKSISGDAENFDTIIIGAGQAGLALGYYLQQQNQRFLLLEAAMQIGQPWRNRYDSLTLFTPAEYSQLPGYALNLPKAHYPTKDQIAGYLQDYAAHFQLPVALGQPVLSVTKANGFFTLSTASKTYLAKNVVVATGPFQTPFIPEFATEPSEIVVQVHSAQYRNPAQFPAGNVLVVGAGNSGAQIAVELAKTHQVTLSVKKKPRFSGLRLLGKSVFWWGTKTGALFAPPSTFLGRKMLRQQDVIYGLELAQLLEQKEIALRAEIECFMGDTVQFKDGGKSQFQAIVWATGFRPEYGWLRVDGALAENGSPVHQNGVSPVTGLFYVGLSWQRSRSSALLLGAGRDAQFIAQRLLGENTSSVFD
- a CDS encoding four-helix bundle copper-binding protein; this encodes MRTEYKPAIDALLACIAACDHCATACLQEEEVKKMARCIHLDLDCADYCRLSASFLSKGSEHARLVLRQCIEICEACAIECERHAHDHCQACAAACRHCIEVCQELIPKTDPVDEIMAAVHTPHLS
- a CDS encoding four-helix bundle copper-binding protein codes for the protein MHHTQNRTVLDALHECILACEHCATACLQEEHAHMMARCIQLDRDCADICRLTSALLARGSEHGKHLLKECIEVCEACAAECGKHDHDHCQACAEACRKCAEACRSLAA
- a CDS encoding helix-turn-helix transcriptional regulator, which translates into the protein MTHHLHIKNMVCPRCIATVTQVLTEQGLDVKEVKLGEAVVAGHVENLAEVDAALHQHGFELLQEKDEQLTDLIKTALLAYQRELEQGTMPLTTSVYLSEKLGVSYQHLSKIFSQHTHTTIEKYLIRLKIERVKELLSYGQFTLSEIAYQLQYSSVQHLSNQFKKVTGVSVSDFKKNPSIERLPLDNLE
- a CDS encoding thioredoxin family protein, with amino-acid sequence MEAQPQQVITPEVVAQSLSYAGYLALMQEAVAQEKTTGLEQSAFLATLTKDNLAIMERTYQTPLRPDLVELLQTLPQPQLWLVLTEGWCGDAAIHVPVLAALAEQSEQVTFRVLLRTEQPAVMDAYLTNGGKSIPKLIAVHADTLQPLGSWGPRPQVLQEYVLGLKQQELPMLDFIKKALQYSEENNGTSLQEELLQQVPLWARAALT
- a CDS encoding YncE family protein encodes the protein MKKLFFQKHLLTAALSTLFFATSCDENPAETEPTILRENSVYIVNEGSYGTPNAEVSYISADGKTFVPDLFDKANDRPLGDAAQSMIFVDDKAYVVLNASNKIEIVNANTFQSLGDISGLQIPRYMAAASNTKAYVTEYVGYSFAGYTGTGRVSVLDLATKTVTKTIPVGLLPEGILLHNNKVYVANGGGTTVSVINTTTDAIEKEIEIGESPKHLVVDASNKIWVLRGGYTSPGALVKIDPANNYAVTSYPFPAGTSGPGQLAINGEKNKLVFGYGGKVYTMATNANALPTAALLHRDAYGLGVDPTNGNIYIGVGGYTTNGWAVRYQPSGTVIDSFQVRILPNGFLFR
- a CDS encoding TonB-dependent siderophore receptor; the protein is MTQRVHIFQPWLWLALLLLAAAPAVLAQTHLADSVALSAVTVQGNKYSRFAAGSRTQALDTFLLQRQPGLTLAEALQQRSPLYLKSYGNGMTATVAFRGTNASHTAVLWNGFNIALPTLGMSDFALLPPGFNTQVSLQHGPSGALHGSGAIGGAVLLENPVSFQPQQKVEVYQQLGSFGQSRSSAAGTFATNKLSLSTSFSRSASDNNFRFRNTTAFGTPEETQQNAAFDQTNLAQEAHFKLSETQRVSLRGWYVTTDRQIQPSMGSANTHARQKDKNLRLMGEWQGVLAGGVTTVRGAWFKDRLDYQDDGVLSLSTVNTYQSQVEHERQLTSKLLLQLGAEGQLFKAQVGGYGGTAHEKRFSGYGWLRYDPVTNVEISLNVRQAWVQGFSPPVTPTLGVNYSFLQTQAHQLTAKANLSRSYRVPTLNDRFWRPGGNPNLNPETSWGYEGGLAHQFQKGGLRGTSELTVYALQVKDWIQWQPASQGPYSEPVNLQRVRGNGLEVDSRWNYALSAQTSLAAGLAYAYTVSEQKIPNAQAQLQARQLSYVPKHKVAGWAEVQFHSWRLFTDAAFTSLRFQDNDHNKWLKDYVLVNAGLGKTFSWRNYQANLLVQTLNATNTVYQTMAFRAMPPRQYQISLGLQWGANSSDN